In a single window of the Candidatus Melainabacteria bacterium genome:
- a CDS encoding HAMP domain-containing histidine kinase has product MSTREKNLSRWFHSLTTRGVFVIFLLTAVQTISLSSYEFLLDRAERLAQIEANDKSFASQLNWLSTLSAVFALLTIDAGCGAQSKYGQEALPKCETQMLFAVDVLAPLLTNTQTAKLRAQVNSLIEECKRTLALMQANSATSFKQISSQSHIGAQCEQLAQLRLDLILQNRARYPLTRDFLPKTRTELKQIIHGLFVLNVGSGTILTLLLMRGICTRLARLEANMDRFEKGETLVESKTGSDEIGRLERNFYQMAHRIEESTKEKQELLSMVSHDLRTPLASVQGILTMLALERLEPLGPESKQLVERAERNLGRTITLINDLLQIERLSSGAFSLDTASVAIGQLQEKCFESVQDLAEQRNIKIALGKTDAVVRADKERITQVLMNLLSNAIKFSPDGQTIDLQTVVQDDSVEVRVIDRGRGIPDEKKELVFERFKQVSEEDSAQNKGSGLGLAIAKALILKHGGKIGVTDTPGGGSTFWFSLPGYCRADTD; this is encoded by the coding sequence ATGTCAACACGAGAGAAAAATTTGAGCCGCTGGTTCCACTCCCTGACCACCAGGGGAGTATTCGTCATCTTCTTGTTGACAGCCGTGCAAACGATTTCTCTTTCCTCCTACGAATTCCTGCTGGACCGAGCTGAAAGACTCGCTCAGATTGAAGCGAATGACAAGAGCTTTGCCAGTCAACTGAATTGGTTATCAACGCTCAGCGCCGTCTTCGCTCTGCTCACGATAGACGCCGGTTGTGGTGCACAATCCAAGTATGGTCAAGAAGCACTGCCTAAATGCGAGACACAGATGCTGTTTGCAGTGGATGTGCTCGCTCCTTTGTTGACAAACACTCAAACAGCAAAATTGCGAGCCCAGGTTAACTCATTGATCGAGGAGTGCAAACGAACCCTTGCCCTTATGCAGGCGAACAGTGCCACTTCATTCAAGCAAATTTCCAGCCAGTCTCATATCGGAGCCCAGTGCGAGCAGCTGGCGCAATTGCGCCTTGATCTGATTCTCCAAAATCGAGCCCGTTACCCACTCACACGAGACTTCTTGCCGAAGACAAGAACAGAACTGAAGCAAATAATTCACGGTCTGTTTGTGCTCAATGTTGGCTCTGGGACAATTCTCACTCTGCTCTTAATGAGGGGCATTTGCACGCGATTGGCTCGTCTTGAAGCGAACATGGATCGCTTCGAGAAGGGAGAAACGTTAGTAGAAAGCAAAACCGGTTCTGATGAAATTGGCAGGCTGGAGAGAAACTTCTACCAGATGGCACATCGCATTGAAGAATCTACAAAAGAGAAGCAGGAGCTACTCTCGATGGTCAGTCACGACTTACGTACACCACTGGCATCGGTGCAGGGTATCCTCACCATGCTTGCCCTCGAGAGGCTCGAACCGCTCGGTCCGGAATCCAAACAACTGGTTGAACGCGCAGAGCGCAATCTTGGCCGCACAATTACTCTAATCAACGATCTTCTTCAAATCGAGCGCTTGTCCTCGGGCGCCTTTTCCCTCGACACCGCATCGGTTGCCATCGGACAACTGCAAGAGAAGTGTTTCGAATCTGTGCAAGACCTCGCCGAACAGCGCAACATCAAGATTGCTCTGGGCAAAACCGATGCAGTCGTGAGGGCGGACAAAGAACGAATAACTCAGGTTCTAATGAACCTCCTGTCCAACGCAATCAAGTTTTCTCCTGACGGACAGACGATCGACTTACAAACAGTGGTGCAAGACGATTCGGTCGAAGTGCGGGTCATCGACAGAGGCAGGGGAATTCCCGATGAGAAGAAGGAACTCGTATTCGAGCGATTCAAGCAAGTCTCAGAAGAGGATAGCGCACAAAACAAAGGCAGTGGGCTCGGTCTTGCTATAGCCAAAGCTTTAATTCTCAAACATGGCGGCAAAATAGGCGTTACAGACACGCCCGGCGGCGGCAGCACCTTTTGGTTCAGCCTGCCTGGATATTGTCGTGCGGACACCGATTAG